The genomic DNA CGCCGCCGTGGCGGCCTTGCGGCCCGACCCGGCTTGGCAAGCACATGCGGCCTGGCGCCGCGCGACGCAACCCTAGGGAAACTACGGGATAGCGCCGTTTTGGATCACCATTCGCCGGTATTGGGCATCGAGGCCCATGGCTCGGCGGCGGGCTTGGCGGGGCCAGCCTGGAGCAGCTCGATCGAGATAGCGTCGGGGGTGCGGACGAAGGCCATGCGTCCGTCGCGCGGCGGGCGGTTGATGGTGACGCCATTGTCCTGGAGATGCGCGCAGGTCGCGTAGATGTCGTCCACCGCATAAGCGAGATGGCCGAAATTGCGCCCGCCCGAATAGTCCTCCGGGTCCCAATTGTGGGTGAGCTCGACCTGCGCGTCCTCGTCGCCCGGCGCGGCGAGGAAGATCAAGGTGAAGCGCCCCGCTTCATTGTCCATCCGCCGCACTTCCTTCAGCCCGAGCAGGTTGAAGAAGCGAACGGTCGCCTCCGGATCGGTGACGCGGATCATGGTGTGGAGATATTTCATGTGGGGCTCGCTTCGTTCAGCGCCGCGACAGCGGCCGTGACGCCAATATAGGATCGCCAAGGATGGGGGACCAGATGACGCGCCTGACTTCGATCGTGATCGCCGCCGCGCTGCTTGCCGCAGGGATCGTGCTGGGTGGCTATCTGATGGGCGACGGCCTCAAGCGTGCGCGCATGGCCGAACGCTCGGTTACGGTTCGCGGCCTCGCCGAGCGCGACGTCACCGCCGATCTCGCGACCTGGACGATCGCTTATTCCGAGCAGGGCACCGAGCTCGGTGCGGTGCAGGGCGCGATCGACAACGACACCCGCGCGATAGCCGCCTTCTTCCGTGCGCAGGGCTTTCCCGACAATGCGCTCAGCAACGCGGGCGTCAGCGTGAACCAATATTTCGACAGCAATCGCGGCGTGAACAACGTCACCGTCCGGCGGCGGCTGCAGCTCCGTACCAACGACGTCATGAAGGCGCGCACGGCCTATGCCCGCCAGTTCGATCTCATCAAGAGCGGCGTCGCGCTCGAGGAGGGGTCGGGCATGGTCTACAGCTTCACCAAATTGAACGACATCAAGCCCGCGATGATCGCCGAGGCGACCAAGGATGCACGCAAGGGCGCTGAGCAATTCGCCAAGGACTCGGGCACGGGCGTCGGCGGCATCAAATCTGCCACCCAGGGCTATTTCTCAATCGGCGCGCGCGACGGGCAGGACGGCGGATCGGGCAACGACTCGCCCTTCCAGAAGGTGCGGGTCGTCACCACCATCGACTTCTATCTGGGGTAGCCCATCGTCGCTCGGGACAAGCGGAGGCGTTTACTGGTTGGCCGTCAACGCCGCCTGCGCCGCCTTGGCCGCATCCGAACCGGGCTGCACCTTGATCGCCCGCGTGTAGAGGCCCTTGGCGGCCTGCTCCTCGCCCGAAATGCCGGCGACATTGCCCGCAAAGACGAGCAGGTCGGCATTGTCGGGCGCCAGCTCCACCGCCTTGGCGATATCGTCCTGCGCGCGAGCGAGCTGCCGCTCTTCCAGCGCGAGCGCGGACGAGAGATACCAGGCGAGCGGATCCTGCGGCACGAGCGCCAGCGCCTTGTCGACATCGGCGCGCGCGGCCGCCTTGTCGCCGAGCGCTTTCACGGCGCGGGCGCGGTCGAGATGGACCTCGCCGCGCATCTCCTCGGTCAGCGCGGTGGAGGCGAGCGCCGAATCGAACGCTGACCGCGCCCTGGCCGCATTGCCGACCGCAAGCCAGGCATTGCCCGCCTGGACGCGGAAATCGGCGCCGCGCGGATCGCGGTTGATCTCGGCCTCCGACGCCGCCTGCTCGAAGGCGGTCGCCGCCGGCTCCCAGCGTTCCAGCCCCGAATAAGCGAGGCCCAGGCACTGGCGGGCGAAGAGGCCGCCGCCGCGCACCAGCCACTCGTTGGCGGAGGTCACCGCACCCTCGGGGTTCGCCTTGGCGAGATCGGCGCAGCGGCGATACTGCTCCTCGTCGGACGCGTGCACCGCCTGCGGCTGCGCCGTCGCCGCGCTCGGCACCTCGGTCTTGGGCCGCGGCGCGGGCTCTTCGAGCATGGGATCGGTCATCGGCACCCGCGGATTGGGGCCGACCGACTGGAGAAGGGCGAGGGCAAGAAGAATCATGGCTGCTCCGGCAGGGCTTCCAGCGTCGCGATGAGGAGGGCGATGTCCTGCGGGCGCGACAGGCGATGGTCGCCGTCCTTGATCAACAGCGTCTGCACGTCGGCTGAACGGACGAGCTTGGCGAGCTCCAGCGCATAGGCCCAAGGCACGTCGGGATCGCGCTGGCCGTGGAGCAGCCGCACCGGTGCGTCGATGCCGATCGGCGCATGGAGCAGGCGCAGCGCCTCGCCGCTCTGCCAGAATGCGCGCGTGGTGACGGTCGGCTGGTCGGAATAGATGGAGGGTTGCGCGAGCCGCCCTTCGGACAGGATCGTCATCTTCTGATCCTGGGTGAAGCCCCAGGAGGTGAAATCGGGCGCCGCAGCGATGCCGACCAGCCCCGCGATCCGCTCCGGCCGCGCCAGCGCCGCGTGGAGCATCATCCACCCGCCCATCGACGATCCGACGAGAATCACCGGCCCTTCGACAACCTGGTCGATCAGCGCCAGCACGTCGTCGCGCCAGCCCTCTGCCGTCTGCATCTCGAAATCGCCCGGGCTGACCCCACACCCTCCATAATCGAAGCGCAGGAACGCGCGGCCCGTCTCCCCCGCCCACGCATCGAGCGCGATCGCCTTGCCTCCCTCCATGTCCGACGCATAGCCCGGCAGAAACACCACCGCCGGCCCCCGCCCGCCGCGCTGGCGATAGGCGATGCGCCGGCCTGGCGCGACGTCGAGATATTGCGGTTCGGTCATCGGGGCTCATCGGTTGGGGGTTGCTTGCGATCACCGCCTAGCATGGCGCTTGCGCAATTGGCAGCGCCCCGCCGCGCGCATAGCACCGTGGGGACTGGAGCATCGCTGGCGGGATCGCTACATGCGCTCGCTATGACGCAGCATTTCAGGATCACGCTTCCCGACGGCTCGGTGCGGGAGATGCCCGAGGGGAGCACGCCCGCGGATGTCGCCGCGGCGATCGGCCCGGGGCTGGCGAAGGCCGCGATCGCGGCGCGGGTGGACGGCGAGCTGCGCGACATCACCCGCCCGTTCGAAGGCGATTCCGCGCTCGCTTTGGTCACCAGCCGCGACGAGAAGGACGCGCTGGAGCTTGCCCGCCACGATTATGCGCATGTGCTGGCGGAAGCGGTGCAGGACCTCTTTCCCGGCACGCAGATCACCTTCGGCCCGTCGACGGACGACGGCTTCTATTATGATTTCGCGCCCAATCCCGAACGCGGCCCCTTCACCGAGGAGGATCTGCCCGCAATCGAGGAGGCGATGCGCCGCGTCATCGCGCGCGACGAGCCGCTGATCCGCGAAGTGTGGAGCCGCGCGGACCTCATCGCGCGCTGGCAGCAGCAGGGCGAGACGTTCAAGGCCGAATGGGCGGCCGAACTTCCCGAGGGCGAGGAGCTGACCGTCTATCGCGCCGGCAAGGGCGAGGACGCATGGCTCGACATGTGCCGCGGCCCGCACCTCGCCTCCACCGGCAAGCTCGCGCCGGACGCGTTCAAGCTGACGCGCGTGTCGGGCGCCTATTGGCGCGGCGACCAGAAGAACGCGATGCTGAGCCGCATCTACGGCACCGGCTGGCTCAACAAGAAGCAGCTCGACGCGCATCTCCTGAAGCTGGAGGAGGCCGCCAAGCGCGATCATCGCAAGCTCGGACAGGAAATGGACCTGTTCCACCTCCAGCAGGAAGCGCACGGCAGTGTCTTCTGGCATCCCAAGGGCTATGTCATCTGGCGCGAGCTGGAGGCCTATATGCGCCGCGCGATCGACGGCGCGGGCTACAAGGAGGTCAAGACGCCGCAGGTGATGGACGCGCGCCAATGGGAGCAGTCCGGCCACTGGGGCAAGTATCGCGAGAATATGTTCGTCATTCCGGACGAGGTGCCCAACGTCGAGGATGAGGGACCGATCGTCTCGAACGATGCCGACTGGATGGCGCTGAAGCCGATGAACTGCCCGGCGCACGTCCTGATCTTCCGCCAGGGGATCAAGTCGTACCGCGATCTCCCCTTGCGCTTCTACGAGAACGGCTGCTGCCACCGCAACGAGCCGCACGGCGCGCTCCACGGGCTGATGCGCGTCCGCCAGTTCACCCAGGACGACGCGCATATCTTCTGCCGCGAGGACCAGATCGTCGACGAGGTGCGCGCCTTCTGCAAGCTTGCTGACCGCATCTACCGCGATTTCGGCTTCAGCTATGCGATCAAGCTCGCGCTGCGGCCCGAAAAGCGCTTCGGCACCGAGGAGATGTGGGATCTCTCGGAAGCCGAGCTTCGCGACGCGGTGGTCGCCGCGGGCCTCGCCACCGAGGACTATGGCTGGGAGGAGCTTCCCGGCGAAGGCGCCTTCTACGCGCCGAAGCTGGAATGGCATCTGACCGACGCGATCGGGCGGACGTGGCAGGTCGGCACCATCCAGTCGGACCGCGTGCTGCCCGACCGTCTCGACGCCAGCTATGTCGGCGAGGATGGCGAGCGGCATCGGCCGATCATGCTCCACCGCGCGATCTTCGGTTCCTACGAACGGTTCATCGGCATCCTCATCGAGCATTTCGCCGGGCGGCTGCCGATGTGGCTGGCGCCGGTGCAGGCGGTGGTCGCGACGATCGTCTCCGATGCCGACGATTATGCGCGGGAGGTGGTCGCCAAGCTCGCCGCCGCGGGGCTGCGCGTCGAGGCCGACACGCGCAACGAGAAGATCAACTACAAGGTGCGCGAGCACAGCCTAGCCAAGGTGCCGGCGCTGCTGGTGGTCGGCAAGCGCGAGGCGGAGGAGGGCACCGTCGCGCTACGCCGCCTGGGCGATCAGCGTCAGGAAGTGATCGCGGTGGACGAGTTGATTGCCCGGCTGAAGGCCGAAGCGACGCCGCCCGATCTCGCCTGACATGGCGCTCGTCCGCCCCGGTAGCGAGATCGCGCGGGAGCGGGGCGCGCGCCACGTCGGCCGCCACCGGCACGAACAGGCCTATGCCGCGCTGGTGCTGCGCGGCGGCTATGTCGAGAGCGGCGATCGCGGGCGTTTTCGCGTTGGCGCGGGCGATGTCCTGTTCCACGGCCCGTTCGAGGCGCATCAGGACGATTTCGGCGGCGAGGGCGCGGACATATTGAACCTGGCGATGCCGTTCGCCGTGACCGCATCGTCGGCGCGCGTCGCCGATCCCGACGCGGTCATGCGGACCGCCGAGCGCGATCCCCTGGAGGCCGCGCATGTGCTGACGGCTGGGCTGCAACCCGGGCCGGAAGCGAGCTCGGACTGGCCCGATTTCCTCGCTGCCGCTCTGATTGAGGACTCGGTGCCGCAGCTTTGCGTATGGGCCGACGCCCATGGCCTCGATCATGCGACCGTCAGCCGCGGCTTCCGTTTCGCCTATGGCGTTTCGCCGCGGCGCTACCGGCTGGAGCAGCGCGCGCGCCGTGCCGCGATCGCGATCCGCGGCGGCAGCGAGCCTCTCGCTCAGATCGCCACCGGGCACGGCTTTGCCGATCAGCCGCACATGACGCGGGCGCTCGGCCGCCTGTTCGGCCGATCGCCGCGCGCGTTTCGCGAGGTCAATTAGGTTCAAGAGCACGCGGCGCGGAGAGGCTATCCGGACGCAATGAACCGCCGCACCTTCCTTTCCGCCGCCACCGCGCTTGCCGCGCTTTCTACCTTCCCTGCCGTGGCCGCGCCCGCGATCCGCACACGCTGGAACGTGACCGGATCGGAAGGATTCGACGCGATCGCCTTCTTGGGGCCGCTGTCGGGCCGCTCGCTCTACATGGACTATTATGCCGACGACGTCGCCGCATTCGCGCCGCGCCTGCCCGCTGCGATCCGCGCCGATGTCCCCAAACTCACCGACGAAGCGGACGGATCGCCGTTCGGGTTGCTCTGGCCGAGTCTCGCGAACCTGCTGAGTGTCGCGCGGCTCGATTCGATCGATGCGGTCATCGCCACCCTGGCCAATCTCGACGGGCTGGTACGGCCGGGCATCGAGGGCGATGTCCCCGAATGGCCGTGGCTGACGGCGAATGCTGCGCGCCTGCGCGCGGTGTTCGTGGCGATGCGTGCGGCGAGCTTTTCCGATTTCCGCCGCAAGCGGCTTGGCATGGCATTCGATGCGCGGCGCACCGAGGTCGCCAACGCCTTGTCCCGCTACGACGTCATCAATTGGCAGGAGAAATTGACCGGCCGCACCTTCGATCCGATGATCAACGTCGTCCTGCTCGCCTTCTCCAAGCCGCACGGCGCCAAGATGCGGGGTCAGACTTTTCTGCAGGCAGCGGATTACGATACCGCCACCACCGTCCGTATCGCCGCGCACGAGATGCTGCACCCGCCGATCCCGATGAAGGGCCGCGTCGCCACCGCGGCACTGGCGGTGCTGGCGAAGGATCCGCTGATCCCGCGGATCGTCCGCGATCACGATCCCCAATGGGGCTACACCACGCTGGAAGGCATGCTCAACGAGGACATCGCCCAGGCATTGGACCAGATTATCAGCGAGCAATTGGGCGTGGCGCGCGTTGCCGCCGATCGCTGGACCAGGGCGGACGACGGCATCCATGTCCTCGCAGCGGGTCTCTACGGCCTTCTCGGCGACGACAATTGGGCGAAAACAGGCGGCGATATTGAAGCGTGGATCGATCGCGCGACCGCGTCCGGCCGGCTCGCACCCGCCTCCCTACATGCCACCGCGGCGCGGGTGCTGAATCGCCCGGCGGACAGGCTGTGGCCGGTGCCGGCGGCGTAAGCGGCCGCGACGCTGCGGCCACATCGCGCGACAAAAGCGGCGGCGCTTTGGGCGGGCATCTTTCAATCGGCCCGCACAAGCATTAGGTGGGCGGCTGGAAGACCACGGCTAACAGGAGAAGCCCCCATACGTCCCCCTCTCAACCGGCGTCCGCAGATGCCGCCGATGAACGGCCCCCGCTTCAACGAATTCATCCAGTCGCCGAAGGTCCGCGTGATCGACGATCAGGGCGAGAATCTGGGTGTGATGCTCACCGCCGAGGCGATCGAGCAGGCGGCCGAAGTGGGATTGGACCTGGTTGAGGTATCGCCGAACGCGGATCCGCCCGTCGCCAAGTTCCTGGATGTGGGCAAATTCAAATATGAGGCGCAGAAGAAGGCGAACCTTGCCCGCAAGACCCAGAGGACGCAGGAGATCAAGGAGATCAAGATGCGTCCCAACATCGACGATCATGACTATGATACGAAGATGAAGAAGGTCTTCGCCTTCATCGAAGAGGGCGACAAGGTGAAGGTCACCCTGCGCTTCCGCGGCCGTGAGCTGGCGCATGGCGAGCTTGGCATGCGCCTCCTCCAGCGCGTGCAGGCCGATGTCATCGAGCAGGCGAAGGTCGAGCAGCACCCGCGCATGGAAGGCCGCCAGATGCTGATGGTGCTGGCGCCCAAGTAACGCCGCGCGCCAATTGCTGAAGATCAGGGAAATGGGGCTGGCGATCGCCGGCCCTTTTTCTTTGGCGACACCCGGCCTTTCATAAGCATACCGGGCACAAGCGTCCCGTGCGCCCGCTTTCCGTAAGGGCAACTTGCCAGCGCCGGTTTCTCACGCGTTGCATTGCGCAACTCATTTGTTGCGCAAATGCAATATGGCGGCCGAAAGCATCGTAAAACTGCGGTTTTTCGGTTGGCTGGTGCGGCGCGATTGCGATAGCTGTTGCCCTAAAGAAACAAACGTTTCGGGGAGAGGGGAACATGAAAAAGCACGCATGGCTCATGTCGGCCGGCATTTTTGCGCTGGCGATGCCTGCCCACGCGCAGGACAATACCCAGCCGCAGCCCGAAGCGAGTCCGGTCGAAGCCGGCCAGGTCCAGGCGGACGCCGCTCCGTCCGACAATTACGGCGGCCAGGAAATCATCGTCACCGCGCAGGGCCGCGCGCAGGCGCTGCAGGACGTGCCGATCGCGGTGAACGTCGTGAACGCGCAGTCGCTGCAGAACTCCGGTGCCAATGATATCCGCCAGCTCAATCAGCTCGCGCCGTCGCTGCTCGTGTCGTCGACCGGTTCGGAAGCCAATGGCTCGGCGC from Allosphingosinicella indica includes the following:
- a CDS encoding alpha/beta fold hydrolase, whose protein sequence is MTEPQYLDVAPGRRIAYRQRGGRGPAVVFLPGYASDMEGGKAIALDAWAGETGRAFLRFDYGGCGVSPGDFEMQTAEGWRDDVLALIDQVVEGPVILVGSSMGGWMMLHAALARPERIAGLVGIAAAPDFTSWGFTQDQKMTILSEGRLAQPSIYSDQPTVTTRAFWQSGEALRLLHAPIGIDAPVRLLHGQRDPDVPWAYALELAKLVRSADVQTLLIKDGDHRLSRPQDIALLIATLEALPEQP
- the infC gene encoding translation initiation factor IF-3 gives rise to the protein MPPMNGPRFNEFIQSPKVRVIDDQGENLGVMLTAEAIEQAAEVGLDLVEVSPNADPPVAKFLDVGKFKYEAQKKANLARKTQRTQEIKEIKMRPNIDDHDYDTKMKKVFAFIEEGDKVKVTLRFRGRELAHGELGMRLLQRVQADVIEQAKVEQHPRMEGRQMLMVLAPK
- a CDS encoding helix-turn-helix domain-containing protein codes for the protein MALVRPGSEIARERGARHVGRHRHEQAYAALVLRGGYVESGDRGRFRVGAGDVLFHGPFEAHQDDFGGEGADILNLAMPFAVTASSARVADPDAVMRTAERDPLEAAHVLTAGLQPGPEASSDWPDFLAAALIEDSVPQLCVWADAHGLDHATVSRGFRFAYGVSPRRYRLEQRARRAAIAIRGGSEPLAQIATGHGFADQPHMTRALGRLFGRSPRAFREVN
- a CDS encoding VOC family protein, yielding MKYLHTMIRVTDPEATVRFFNLLGLKEVRRMDNEAGRFTLIFLAAPGDEDAQVELTHNWDPEDYSGGRNFGHLAYAVDDIYATCAHLQDNGVTINRPPRDGRMAFVRTPDAISIELLQAGPAKPAAEPWASMPNTGEW
- the thrS gene encoding threonine--tRNA ligase encodes the protein MTQHFRITLPDGSVREMPEGSTPADVAAAIGPGLAKAAIAARVDGELRDITRPFEGDSALALVTSRDEKDALELARHDYAHVLAEAVQDLFPGTQITFGPSTDDGFYYDFAPNPERGPFTEEDLPAIEEAMRRVIARDEPLIREVWSRADLIARWQQQGETFKAEWAAELPEGEELTVYRAGKGEDAWLDMCRGPHLASTGKLAPDAFKLTRVSGAYWRGDQKNAMLSRIYGTGWLNKKQLDAHLLKLEEAAKRDHRKLGQEMDLFHLQQEAHGSVFWHPKGYVIWRELEAYMRRAIDGAGYKEVKTPQVMDARQWEQSGHWGKYRENMFVIPDEVPNVEDEGPIVSNDADWMALKPMNCPAHVLIFRQGIKSYRDLPLRFYENGCCHRNEPHGALHGLMRVRQFTQDDAHIFCREDQIVDEVRAFCKLADRIYRDFGFSYAIKLALRPEKRFGTEEMWDLSEAELRDAVVAAGLATEDYGWEELPGEGAFYAPKLEWHLTDAIGRTWQVGTIQSDRVLPDRLDASYVGEDGERHRPIMLHRAIFGSYERFIGILIEHFAGRLPMWLAPVQAVVATIVSDADDYAREVVAKLAAAGLRVEADTRNEKINYKVREHSLAKVPALLVVGKREAEEGTVALRRLGDQRQEVIAVDELIARLKAEATPPDLA
- a CDS encoding SIMPL domain-containing protein, giving the protein MTRLTSIVIAAALLAAGIVLGGYLMGDGLKRARMAERSVTVRGLAERDVTADLATWTIAYSEQGTELGAVQGAIDNDTRAIAAFFRAQGFPDNALSNAGVSVNQYFDSNRGVNNVTVRRRLQLRTNDVMKARTAYARQFDLIKSGVALEEGSGMVYSFTKLNDIKPAMIAEATKDARKGAEQFAKDSGTGVGGIKSATQGYFSIGARDGQDGGSGNDSPFQKVRVVTTIDFYLG